A single window of Nicotiana sylvestris chromosome 3, ASM39365v2, whole genome shotgun sequence DNA harbors:
- the LOC104239408 gene encoding uncharacterized protein — protein sequence MNRFAYQQTAFVGCVGVGDMRRGDISVCGAVVCPKPRRIGLFDSSYVHSDERIRSSRSEACDLKAGTELLDIILTKGNYDEEKTNFEMASSPPFYFGSPPSRVSNPLIQDSQFSNDNFVPILAIPDAAAAPSPPPSFTSASAAARKNGGGCVPVKYGNKQAAVRIEGFNCRSSISAVA from the exons ATGAATAGATTCGCCTATCAGCAAACGGCCTTTGTTGGTTGTGTTGGAGTTGGAGATATGAGACGAGGAGACATCTCTGTGTGTGGTGCCGTGGTTTGCCCCAAACCTCGCCGGATTGGGCTCTTCGATTCTTCCTATGTTCACTCCGATGAACGCATCAGATCTTCTCGATCAGAGGCTTGCGATTTGAAAGCCGGAACTGAACTTCTGGATATCATCCTCACCAAG GGGAATTATGATGAGGAGAAAACCAATTTTGAGATGGCTTCATCTCCGCCTTTCTATTTTGGGTCTCCACCTAGCAGGGTTTCGAATCCTCTGATTCAGGATTCCCAATTCAGCAACGACAATTTTGTTCCTATATTAGCAATTCCAGATGCGGCAGCTGCACCTTCACCACCACCCTCCTTCACCTCAGCCTCCGCCGCCGCTCGTAAGAACGGAGGTGGCTGCGTTCCGGTGAAGTATGGGAACAAGCAAGCTGCTGTGAGGATTGAAGGCTTCAATTGCCGCAGCAGCATCTCTGCTGTTGCTTAG